The Streptomyces sp. HUAS CB01 genome has a segment encoding these proteins:
- a CDS encoding MinD/ParA family ATP-binding protein, producing the protein MRRLVALGSLTGAPGVTTTALVLAAAWPQEADGGVRPVVVEANVWGGDLATRCGVPHTSALLDVAMAARQAQPGSLLGAVAELPFGVRAVVAPAGRTACREAVRVLAADSGRRVLTGESGDRGTVLLDVGRIGDDVGELLDAAGQVLLVTRGTPEALTHVYAHLLATDAAQRHVTLLVVGPSPYPKEEIAQALGLGHVVCLPWDVRTAAATGSRRRVTLRATGFRPAPLMAAAHLLARRITGTDGLGQKPESVGVAGQLRAALPDRATEGSPV; encoded by the coding sequence GTGAGGCGACTGGTGGCACTGGGTTCGCTGACCGGCGCGCCTGGGGTGACGACCACGGCGCTGGTGTTGGCTGCCGCGTGGCCGCAGGAGGCAGACGGCGGAGTGCGTCCTGTGGTGGTCGAAGCGAATGTGTGGGGCGGTGATCTTGCCACGCGCTGCGGCGTTCCGCACACGTCCGCTTTGCTGGACGTCGCGATGGCCGCCCGTCAGGCACAGCCCGGGTCCCTCCTCGGTGCGGTAGCCGAGTTGCCGTTCGGTGTGCGGGCCGTGGTGGCTCCCGCAGGACGTACGGCATGCCGTGAAGCTGTTCGTGTACTTGCCGCGGATTCGGGCCGGCGGGTACTGACGGGGGAGAGCGGCGACCGGGGCACGGTCCTTCTCGACGTGGGCCGGATCGGTGACGACGTCGGTGAGCTGCTGGATGCGGCAGGGCAGGTGCTGCTGGTGACACGGGGGACCCCCGAGGCGCTGACCCACGTTTACGCCCATCTGCTGGCCACGGATGCGGCGCAACGGCATGTGACCCTGCTGGTGGTCGGGCCTTCGCCGTACCCGAAGGAGGAGATCGCTCAAGCACTCGGGCTCGGACACGTTGTGTGCCTTCCGTGGGATGTGAGAACCGCGGCCGCTACGGGCAGTCGCAGGCGCGTGACCTTGCGGGCGACGGGTTTCCGGCCCGCGCCGCTCATGGCCGCAGCCCACCTCCTGGCTCGGCGCATCACCGGCACCGACGGCCTCGGCCAGAAGCCGGAGAGCGTCGGTGTGGCCGGTCAGCTGCGCGCGGCGCTGCCCGACCGGGCGACGGAAGGGAGCCCCGTATGA
- a CDS encoding CpaF family protein, with translation MTIPHLSPAAFPAQTGTHPGREQDLADVVRQRVVARLADYAGEREAAGLPPEDETTRRSTVKRLLKEELGAYWRQAVTAGGKALEPWAEERIAQAVEDALFGTGGLERLLADDSLENICVNGCDTVWVKDSHGQWQPRPPVAASDAELIELVRTLAANVDGEERRFDRGMPRVNLQLPDGSRLFAVMAVTGRVSLTIRRHRFPTASMAELVRLGVCDQAMAGFLAALVRARKNIVIGGGTNAGKTTMLRALASEIAPSERLVTIEDTFELGLDVDKGAHPNVVAMQAREPNLEGQGGLDQAELVRWGLRMSPDRVIVGEIRGAEVIPMCNAMSQGNDGSLSTIHASTSRGVFTKLAAYAAQAPERLSLDATNLLIASAVHFVVHLGWDAQRRRCVDSVREVIDADGAQVISNEIYRPGPGGRPEPSAPLRAETLHDLVAVGLDPQAITLPARGWGV, from the coding sequence ATGACCATCCCGCATCTTTCCCCCGCAGCCTTTCCTGCCCAGACCGGGACACACCCGGGCCGGGAGCAGGACCTGGCGGACGTCGTACGGCAGCGGGTCGTGGCCCGCCTCGCGGACTACGCCGGTGAACGGGAAGCAGCCGGCCTCCCACCGGAAGACGAGACGACGCGCCGATCAACGGTCAAGCGCCTGCTGAAGGAGGAACTCGGCGCCTACTGGCGGCAGGCCGTGACAGCCGGCGGCAAGGCCCTCGAACCGTGGGCCGAGGAACGCATCGCGCAAGCGGTCGAGGACGCCCTGTTCGGCACGGGTGGCCTGGAACGGCTGCTGGCTGACGACAGCCTGGAGAACATCTGCGTCAACGGCTGCGACACCGTCTGGGTCAAGGACTCCCACGGCCAGTGGCAGCCCCGCCCGCCCGTCGCCGCCTCCGACGCCGAACTGATCGAGCTGGTCCGCACCCTGGCCGCGAACGTGGACGGGGAGGAACGGCGCTTCGACCGCGGCATGCCCAGGGTGAACCTGCAGCTGCCGGACGGCTCCCGCCTGTTCGCCGTCATGGCCGTTACCGGACGCGTGTCCCTGACGATCCGACGCCACCGCTTCCCCACGGCCTCGATGGCAGAACTGGTCCGCCTCGGCGTCTGCGACCAGGCAATGGCCGGCTTCCTTGCAGCCCTGGTCCGCGCCCGGAAGAACATCGTCATCGGCGGCGGCACCAACGCCGGCAAGACCACCATGCTGCGCGCCCTGGCCAGTGAGATCGCGCCGTCCGAACGCCTGGTTACGATCGAGGACACCTTCGAACTCGGCCTCGACGTCGACAAGGGGGCGCACCCGAACGTGGTCGCCATGCAGGCTCGCGAACCGAACCTCGAAGGCCAAGGTGGCCTCGACCAGGCCGAGCTGGTCCGCTGGGGTCTGCGTATGTCACCGGACCGCGTCATCGTCGGGGAGATTCGCGGGGCCGAGGTCATCCCGATGTGCAACGCCATGTCCCAGGGCAACGACGGCTCCCTGTCCACCATCCACGCCTCCACCTCACGAGGCGTCTTCACCAAACTCGCCGCCTATGCCGCCCAGGCGCCGGAACGCCTCTCGCTGGATGCGACGAACCTGCTGATCGCCTCGGCCGTGCACTTCGTGGTCCACCTGGGCTGGGACGCACAGCGCCGCCGCTGTGTCGACTCGGTCCGCGAGGTCATCGACGCGGACGGAGCCCAGGTGATCTCGAACGAGATCTACCGGCCTGGCCCGGGCGGCCGCCCCGAACCATCCGCTCCGCTGCGTGCCGAAACACTCCACGACCTCGTGGCCGTCGGACTGGACCCACAGGCCATCACCCTTCCGGCTCGCGGCTGGGGTGTCTGA
- a CDS encoding type II secretion system F family protein → MDQILASGSLTLVTALLGAAFGMGLVAAIHGARRHPVEQLAGNRGRALLQRLPADWTKRRSTIALVAAAAAWALTGWPVAAILTGVALLTLPGLLGPDRQAARRTERMEALATWTEMLRDTLSAAAGLEQAVLATADIAPAALNPELERLAASVRSGRPLPAALRTLANDVDDPLADVVVAALLMAAEQQARQLGSLLGELAESVREQVAMRQRIGAGRASIRTGVRVTVTVTIGLAIGLVIFNRSFLTPFDTLMGQAVLATVGALFAASFTWLNALGRIAEPLRLMTTNPPAAATAQEGTR, encoded by the coding sequence ATGGATCAGATCCTGGCCAGCGGCTCCCTCACCCTCGTGACCGCGCTCCTTGGAGCCGCATTCGGTATGGGGCTCGTCGCCGCCATCCACGGAGCACGACGGCACCCCGTCGAGCAGCTGGCCGGCAACCGGGGGAGAGCGCTGCTGCAGCGACTGCCCGCGGACTGGACGAAACGGCGGTCAACTATCGCCCTGGTCGCCGCAGCGGCGGCCTGGGCTCTTACGGGGTGGCCGGTCGCCGCGATCCTCACCGGGGTGGCCCTGCTCACCCTGCCGGGACTGCTCGGCCCCGACCGGCAGGCCGCGCGCCGCACCGAGCGCATGGAGGCACTGGCCACCTGGACCGAGATGCTCCGCGACACCCTCTCCGCCGCGGCCGGGCTCGAACAGGCAGTACTCGCCACGGCCGACATCGCCCCCGCCGCCCTGAACCCCGAACTGGAGCGCCTCGCCGCCTCCGTCCGCAGCGGACGTCCGCTCCCCGCAGCCTTGAGGACGCTCGCCAACGACGTCGACGACCCACTGGCCGACGTCGTCGTCGCAGCCCTCCTCATGGCCGCCGAGCAGCAGGCACGCCAACTCGGCTCTCTCCTGGGAGAGCTGGCGGAGTCCGTCCGCGAACAGGTCGCGATGCGGCAGCGGATCGGCGCCGGCCGCGCCAGCATCCGCACCGGCGTCCGCGTCACCGTGACCGTCACCATCGGTCTGGCGATCGGCCTGGTGATCTTCAACCGCTCCTTCCTCACCCCCTTCGACACCCTCATGGGCCAAGCAGTCCTCGCCACGGTCGGAGCCCTGTTCGCCGCTTCCTTCACCTGGCTCAACGCCCTCGGCCGCATCGCCGAGCCGCTCCGGCTGATGACCACCAATCCGCCCGCGGCAGCGACAGCCCAGGAAGGCACACGATGA
- a CDS encoding type II secretion system F family protein, which translates to MITVLALGSLFGAGLTALAYGLRPSRPALADVLAALNTPPSQAATFQPTGDEEWTVRVGRRLVPYLRALGLPNHSLRADLAVCGQDVERHLAGKATCGIAGLITPWLSAGLIHFAISTGTGWWMPTSSSLVLAALLFYAPDHTVRRHAAQRRAEMRHTLSLTLDLTVIALAGGAGVQQALTHAVNAPTGWAAVKLRHALHVAQLTRTSPWTHLADLGRQLDISDLTELAATLDLAGTEGAKVRGSLAAKARAMRRRRISEADAAAQAATEQMSLPVVLLFAAFLLLIGYPALSYVLTAT; encoded by the coding sequence ATGATCACCGTCCTGGCCCTGGGATCCCTCTTCGGCGCGGGCCTGACCGCCCTCGCCTACGGCCTCCGCCCCTCCCGCCCCGCCCTCGCCGACGTCCTGGCCGCCCTCAACACCCCACCCTCACAGGCGGCCACCTTCCAGCCGACCGGCGACGAGGAATGGACCGTCCGCGTCGGCCGACGCCTCGTCCCCTACCTGAGGGCCCTCGGCCTGCCCAACCACAGCCTGCGTGCCGACCTCGCCGTCTGCGGACAAGACGTCGAACGCCACCTCGCCGGCAAGGCCACCTGTGGCATCGCCGGCCTGATCACGCCCTGGCTGTCCGCAGGCCTCATCCACTTCGCCATCAGCACCGGCACCGGATGGTGGATGCCGACCAGCAGCTCCCTCGTCCTCGCCGCCCTCCTCTTCTACGCCCCCGACCACACCGTCCGGCGCCACGCCGCGCAACGCCGAGCCGAGATGCGGCACACCCTCAGCCTCACCCTCGACCTCACCGTCATCGCCCTGGCCGGCGGAGCAGGCGTCCAACAGGCCCTCACCCACGCCGTCAACGCCCCCACCGGATGGGCAGCCGTCAAACTCCGCCACGCCCTCCACGTCGCCCAGCTCACCCGCACCAGCCCTTGGACCCATCTCGCCGACCTCGGCCGACAACTCGACATCAGCGACCTCACCGAACTCGCCGCCACCCTCGACCTGGCCGGCACCGAAGGCGCCAAAGTCCGCGGCTCACTCGCCGCCAAAGCCCGAGCCATGCGCCGCCGCCGCATCTCCGAAGCCGACGCAGCCGCCCAAGCCGCCACCGAGCAGATGTCCCTCCCCGTCGTCCTGCTCTTCGCCGCCTTCCTCCTCCTCATCGGCTATCCCGCCCTGTCCTACGTCCTCACCGCCACCTGA
- a CDS encoding TadE/TadG family type IV pilus assembly protein, with product MTHPPHRPRDEGAATTQLVLVVPAVLVLMLLTVQFALAWHAQHIAQYAAERGLAAARLQHATQAAGHEQARSSIHGLGSHVLTTPAISVHRGEKHVTVSVRGSVMPVVPGINLPATGTASGPVERLTNSDGGTP from the coding sequence GTGACCCACCCACCACACCGCCCACGCGACGAGGGCGCCGCCACCACCCAGCTGGTCCTCGTCGTACCAGCGGTACTCGTGCTGATGCTCCTGACCGTGCAATTCGCTCTCGCCTGGCACGCCCAGCACATCGCCCAGTACGCCGCCGAACGAGGCCTGGCCGCAGCCCGCCTCCAGCACGCCACACAGGCCGCCGGACACGAGCAAGCACGCAGCAGCATCCACGGGCTCGGAAGCCACGTACTCACCACCCCGGCAATCAGCGTCCACCGCGGCGAGAAGCACGTCACGGTGAGCGTGCGAGGCAGCGTCATGCCGGTCGTCCCCGGCATCAACCTCCCCGCCACCGGCACCGCCTCCGGACCCGTCGAACGCCTCACCAACTCGGACGGAGGCACACCATGA
- a CDS encoding TadE/TadG family type IV pilus assembly protein yields MNRPQTQHRSTAADQGSAAVELVLATPLVVLVLLTVVALGRLTDARLIVADAAHQAARAASLARTDTDAQADAQHIANTTLTDAHSTCTHPYVTIDTDGLTPGSSTAATVTCTADLGDLTHLGMPGTVTITGTAHSPVDRFRSSP; encoded by the coding sequence ATGAACCGCCCACAGACCCAACACCGGAGCACCGCCGCCGACCAGGGGTCGGCGGCGGTCGAACTGGTCCTGGCCACACCTCTGGTCGTCCTCGTCCTTCTGACCGTCGTAGCACTCGGCCGCCTCACCGACGCACGACTGATCGTCGCCGACGCCGCCCACCAAGCAGCCAGAGCAGCCTCCCTGGCCCGCACCGACACCGACGCCCAAGCAGACGCCCAGCACATCGCCAACACCACACTCACTGACGCCCACAGCACCTGCACCCACCCCTACGTCACCATCGACACCGACGGCCTCACACCGGGCTCGAGCACCGCCGCAACCGTCACGTGCACCGCCGACCTCGGCGACCTGACACACCTCGGCATGCCCGGCACCGTGACCATCACCGGCACCGCACATTCGCCCGTAGACCGGTTCCGGAGCAGTCCATGA
- a CDS encoding TadE/TadG family type IV pilus assembly protein translates to MSVQQNRQHARRILGEDRGQVTAFIVGIFLALWLFAGIVVDGGLALASKARALDTAQEAARTGAQQLDVAELRHNQAIQLKPEHAAQIARAYVTSTGDTGTAHVRGDKVTVHVTHRQSTQILQLIGIHTLTLSATATAQAAQATP, encoded by the coding sequence ATGAGCGTCCAGCAGAACCGGCAGCACGCACGGCGCATCCTCGGCGAGGACCGAGGACAGGTCACCGCATTCATCGTCGGCATATTCCTCGCCTTGTGGCTTTTCGCCGGAATTGTCGTCGACGGCGGCCTCGCCCTTGCCAGCAAAGCCCGAGCGCTCGACACTGCCCAGGAAGCCGCCCGAACCGGCGCTCAGCAACTCGACGTCGCCGAACTGCGCCACAACCAAGCCATCCAGCTGAAACCCGAGCATGCCGCCCAAATCGCCCGCGCCTACGTGACCTCAACCGGTGACACCGGAACGGCGCACGTCCGAGGTGACAAGGTCACCGTCCACGTCACCCACCGACAGAGCACACAGATCCTCCAGCTCATCGGCATCCACACCCTCACCCTCTCCGCGACCGCCACCGCGCAGGCCGCACAAGCAACCCCCTGA
- a CDS encoding BTAD domain-containing putative transcriptional regulator, whose product MTSPSFPRTRLRAALTAAGALLIALTLLAGMPWILWQAAGFPWPERVTSWHDFADRLAEPVSDPMMIELLALIGWACWAAFASSAIREALWYATHLPQLIRDRHAHHEHLAGLTLRRSLAALCIGTFVVALLSILRPHPHGMPQSAVYGESAPSQAVVTAPLHLAAAQAPEPGTSTEKQTPGEQLLPGPPREQPHTEHTVVEGDTLWDLADTYLGDALKWPRIYAANKQLVQGDGAKLTDPDRITPGWKLTIPATGSIPPSMPTSSAGQRPNAPHNTPTAETPTPAGTIRPGLNHGTHPHTGPLHKQPEKPPATERKDQSLPRPATVDLGTASLIGITTAAGLLAARRYWYWHKNRDRGDESNDLPALSPLIDRAAQAAQVASQPAPEPDPDALITRRTPPQKPSHPGAVTIGIRDNTEVPLEELATPGGIAWTGPGADAATRALLIGILTAAERTRPDPAHTTAVIQRALAERLLPGLPTQFTALTQSRDLTQAIQLAEHHLIAHARARDEHESASEPLADNVSTPGTLLLITVPDAAHTEQLQALAARSDAKTLIVLNLDASLPAAATWHIAQNGTTTTPEGMKSGTHPLQLFHLTPEAARDVTDVILTAHGQRTRLRVLPNPTKPAEPQETDISDEPEEEEQPRLPPSQTAEPPQSPTPTKPVRIHVLGPVTLYARGHEGPIGTNLRSEAREFLALLAAHPTGLLSHDIADKLHIKPGTEQNALKNLRRAVRRTLRAATGITTQEFILRQGELHKLHPDLVETDLADFTKHVKDAFAAPAHAPVSSALLPALRDVLNHYRGPFAQGADYLWADAIRENASTQATDAAIRLARATEQTGAEPPNRDAVLDLLERLCTLHPDRERLAQHTIRLYQAAHRHDAARCVYDRLNRQLTDIGLKPDPGTQVLIAPRTGTRQSQ is encoded by the coding sequence ATGACCTCCCCCTCCTTCCCGCGCACCAGGCTGCGCGCCGCTCTCACCGCGGCAGGCGCGCTCCTGATCGCACTCACCCTCCTGGCCGGAATGCCTTGGATCCTGTGGCAAGCAGCTGGCTTCCCCTGGCCCGAGCGCGTCACCTCCTGGCACGACTTCGCCGACCGCTTGGCCGAACCCGTCAGCGACCCGATGATGATCGAGCTCCTCGCACTCATCGGGTGGGCCTGCTGGGCCGCCTTTGCCTCCTCCGCCATACGCGAAGCCCTCTGGTACGCCACGCACCTGCCCCAGCTCATTCGCGACCGCCACGCCCACCACGAGCACCTGGCAGGGTTGACCCTGCGACGCTCCCTTGCGGCCCTGTGCATCGGCACCTTCGTCGTCGCACTGCTCAGCATCTTGCGCCCGCACCCCCACGGGATGCCCCAATCAGCCGTTTACGGGGAATCAGCCCCGTCACAGGCAGTCGTCACCGCCCCACTGCACCTCGCGGCCGCACAAGCACCTGAACCTGGGACGTCCACGGAGAAGCAAACACCTGGTGAGCAGCTCCTGCCAGGGCCGCCGCGGGAGCAACCGCACACCGAGCACACGGTTGTCGAAGGCGACACCCTCTGGGACCTAGCGGATACCTATCTCGGTGACGCCCTCAAATGGCCCCGCATCTACGCCGCCAACAAACAGCTCGTCCAAGGCGACGGCGCGAAGCTCACCGACCCCGACCGGATCACTCCCGGCTGGAAGCTAACCATTCCCGCAACAGGCTCCATCCCGCCATCGATGCCCACATCGTCAGCAGGGCAACGACCAAACGCACCCCACAACACGCCGACCGCAGAGACGCCTACACCAGCCGGAACCATCCGTCCCGGCCTCAACCACGGAACACACCCCCACACAGGCCCGCTGCATAAGCAGCCCGAGAAGCCACCCGCCACGGAACGGAAGGATCAATCGCTACCGAGACCCGCAACCGTCGACCTCGGCACAGCGAGCCTCATCGGCATCACCACGGCAGCCGGCCTCCTGGCTGCCCGGCGCTACTGGTACTGGCACAAGAACCGAGATCGTGGGGACGAGAGCAACGACCTACCCGCCCTCAGCCCACTCATCGACAGAGCCGCACAAGCCGCACAGGTGGCAAGCCAGCCAGCACCCGAACCAGACCCCGACGCGCTGATCACCCGCCGCACACCACCTCAGAAGCCGAGTCACCCCGGCGCAGTCACCATCGGCATCCGCGACAACACAGAGGTCCCGCTCGAGGAACTCGCCACCCCCGGCGGAATCGCCTGGACCGGACCCGGGGCCGACGCGGCCACCCGAGCCCTCCTCATCGGAATCCTCACCGCCGCCGAACGCACCCGCCCCGACCCAGCCCACACCACCGCAGTCATCCAACGAGCCCTCGCGGAGCGCCTCCTCCCCGGCCTGCCCACCCAATTCACCGCCCTTACCCAGAGCCGTGACCTGACACAAGCCATCCAGCTGGCCGAACACCACCTCATCGCCCACGCGCGGGCCCGGGACGAACATGAATCAGCCAGCGAACCCCTCGCTGACAACGTCAGTACCCCCGGGACACTGCTGCTGATCACCGTCCCAGATGCCGCCCACACCGAGCAGCTCCAGGCCCTGGCAGCCCGCAGCGACGCCAAAACCTTGATCGTGCTCAACCTGGATGCCTCACTACCCGCCGCAGCCACCTGGCACATCGCTCAGAACGGCACCACCACAACCCCGGAAGGAATGAAGTCAGGAACTCACCCTCTCCAACTGTTCCACCTCACCCCAGAAGCCGCCCGCGACGTCACCGATGTCATCCTCACCGCCCACGGCCAGCGCACACGCCTCCGCGTCCTCCCCAACCCCACCAAGCCCGCCGAACCTCAGGAGACAGACATCTCTGACGAGCCCGAAGAAGAGGAGCAGCCCCGACTCCCGCCCTCCCAGACGGCCGAACCTCCGCAGTCACCGACCCCGACCAAGCCGGTACGCATCCACGTCCTCGGCCCCGTCACCCTCTACGCCCGAGGACACGAGGGCCCCATCGGCACCAACCTGCGCAGCGAAGCCCGAGAATTCCTCGCGCTCCTCGCCGCCCACCCCACGGGACTGCTCTCACACGACATCGCCGACAAACTCCACATCAAGCCGGGCACCGAGCAAAACGCGCTGAAGAACTTACGCCGCGCCGTCCGCCGAACCCTCCGCGCCGCCACCGGAATCACGACACAGGAATTCATCCTCCGCCAAGGCGAACTTCACAAACTTCACCCCGATCTGGTGGAGACCGACCTCGCCGACTTCACCAAGCACGTCAAAGACGCCTTCGCTGCACCCGCTCATGCTCCAGTAAGCAGCGCCCTTCTACCGGCCCTTCGAGACGTCCTCAACCACTACCGAGGCCCCTTCGCTCAAGGCGCCGACTACCTCTGGGCAGACGCGATCCGCGAAAATGCCTCCACCCAAGCCACCGACGCGGCAATCCGACTAGCCCGCGCAACCGAGCAGACAGGCGCCGAACCACCCAACCGCGACGCCGTCCTCGACCTCCTGGAGCGCCTCTGCACGCTTCACCCCGATCGAGAACGCCTTGCACAGCACACCATCCGCCTCTACCAAGCCGCACACCGCCATGACGCCGCCCGCTGCGTCTACGACCGCCTCAACCGCCAGCTCACCGACATCGGCCTCAAACCTGACCCGGGCACCCAGGTCCTCATCGCCCCCAGAACGGGCACGAGGCAGTCACAATGA
- the istA gene encoding IS21 family transposase: MVDITEIFVHWYAGRSKTEVATSLGVDPKTVRKYLRPAERSGIVPGGPPMAEEDWSKLIKGWFPEMTDRRLRQITWGEIDPHRDFVKDLLGTVNMSTIHQRLRDERGLTVSVATFRRWVRATMPEQADRARVTVLREEVEPGSEAQIDYGFLGQWINPRTGKRHRVWAFVMVLPCSRHMFVRPVLSMDQHAWTEAHVAAFDFFGGVPRRLVPDNLKTGVDKPDLYDPKINRAYAELAAHYGTLVDPARAVKPKDKPRVERQMPYIRDSWWAGREFVSLEHMQAEAVEWARNVAGRRECRPLGGASPVSVFEAVEAQMLLPLPQSRFTLARWSTATVGPDIHIKAGRTLYSVPWKLIGRRVDVRSTATMVQVFLDGELVKTHAALEQGKRTDKNDYPPEKIAFQMRTPVWCRTQASEVGDACRELIDGLLEVNALYRLRAAQGVLGLRKKYGDHRLEAACAKAIAVGDPSYRTVKGILVAGTETDPEPETGDAGAAAFLHGPARLFAADTTTDANDAELDDQVHDAREDAR, from the coding sequence GTGGTCGACATCACCGAGATCTTCGTCCACTGGTACGCGGGACGGTCCAAGACCGAGGTCGCGACGTCGCTGGGGGTGGACCCGAAGACGGTGAGGAAGTACCTGCGGCCGGCCGAGCGGTCCGGAATCGTGCCGGGCGGCCCGCCGATGGCCGAGGAGGACTGGTCCAAGCTCATCAAGGGCTGGTTCCCGGAGATGACCGACCGCAGGCTGCGGCAGATCACCTGGGGCGAGATCGATCCGCACCGCGACTTCGTCAAGGACCTGCTGGGCACGGTCAACATGTCCACGATCCACCAGCGGCTTCGCGACGAGCGCGGTCTGACGGTGTCGGTGGCCACCTTCCGGCGCTGGGTCCGGGCCACGATGCCCGAACAGGCCGACCGGGCGCGCGTCACGGTGCTGCGAGAGGAGGTCGAGCCGGGTTCCGAGGCCCAGATCGACTACGGGTTCCTCGGGCAGTGGATCAATCCCCGCACGGGCAAACGCCACCGCGTCTGGGCGTTCGTCATGGTGCTGCCCTGCTCGCGGCACATGTTCGTGCGCCCGGTGCTGAGCATGGACCAGCACGCCTGGACCGAGGCCCACGTCGCAGCGTTCGACTTCTTCGGCGGTGTCCCGCGGCGGCTGGTGCCGGACAACTTGAAAACCGGCGTCGACAAACCCGACCTCTACGACCCGAAGATCAATCGTGCCTACGCCGAACTGGCCGCGCACTACGGGACGTTGGTGGACCCGGCTCGCGCTGTCAAACCGAAGGACAAGCCGCGGGTTGAGCGCCAGATGCCCTACATCAGGGACTCCTGGTGGGCCGGGCGGGAGTTCGTCTCACTCGAACACATGCAGGCCGAGGCTGTGGAATGGGCCCGGAACGTGGCCGGCCGCCGCGAGTGCCGGCCGTTGGGCGGTGCCTCGCCGGTCTCGGTGTTCGAAGCGGTCGAGGCCCAGATGCTGCTGCCGCTGCCGCAGTCCCGGTTCACCCTCGCGCGCTGGTCGACCGCCACGGTCGGCCCCGACATCCACATCAAGGCCGGCCGCACCTTGTATTCGGTGCCGTGGAAGCTGATCGGCCGGCGTGTTGACGTCCGCTCGACCGCGACGATGGTGCAGGTGTTCCTGGACGGGGAACTGGTCAAGACGCATGCCGCACTCGAACAGGGCAAACGCACCGACAAGAACGACTACCCGCCGGAGAAGATCGCGTTCCAGATGCGGACCCCGGTCTGGTGCCGCACCCAGGCATCCGAGGTCGGCGACGCCTGCCGAGAGCTGATCGACGGGCTCCTGGAGGTCAACGCGCTCTATCGGCTCCGGGCCGCCCAAGGGGTCCTCGGCCTGCGGAAGAAGTACGGGGACCACAGACTGGAGGCGGCCTGCGCGAAAGCGATCGCCGTCGGCGACCCTTCGTATCGGACGGTCAAGGGCATCCTGGTCGCCGGCACTGAGACCGATCCCGAGCCGGAGACCGGCGACGCGGGTGCCGCCGCCTTCCTGCACGGCCCGGCCCGGCTGTTCGCCGCCGACACGACGACCGACGCGAACGACGCCGAACTCGACGACCAGGTCCACGACGCGCGGGAGGACGCCCGATGA
- the istB gene encoding IS21-like element helper ATPase IstB, whose translation MNPTSNALRESLKALRLSGMLETLDARLSQAHGGELGHLDFLQVLCQDEITRRETVAFQRRLQRAKFEQQVTLEEFDFSASSKLPAAQIRDLSALRWLHAGESVILFGPVGVGKTHIAQALGHLAVRQGANVRFAKTSRILAELAGGHADRTWEKRLRELIRPDVLILDDFAMRQMTAPQADDLYELVSERQGRSLIITSNRAPSDWYPLFPNPVVAESLLDRLINTSHQVIMNGPSYRPNKRPRTPADRPEKKPTAK comes from the coding sequence ATGAACCCCACGAGCAACGCTCTGCGCGAGTCACTGAAGGCCCTGCGGCTGTCAGGGATGCTGGAGACCCTGGACGCCCGGCTCTCCCAGGCCCATGGCGGGGAACTGGGCCACCTGGACTTCCTGCAGGTGCTGTGTCAGGACGAGATCACCCGCCGCGAGACCGTCGCCTTCCAACGGCGCCTCCAGCGCGCGAAGTTCGAGCAGCAGGTCACGCTGGAGGAGTTCGACTTCTCGGCGTCCTCCAAGCTGCCCGCGGCCCAGATCCGAGACCTGTCCGCCCTGCGCTGGCTCCATGCCGGCGAGTCGGTGATCTTGTTTGGCCCGGTCGGAGTAGGAAAAACGCATATCGCTCAGGCCCTCGGCCACCTCGCGGTCCGCCAGGGCGCCAACGTCCGCTTCGCCAAGACCAGCCGGATCCTGGCTGAGCTCGCCGGCGGCCACGCGGACCGCACCTGGGAGAAGCGCCTGCGCGAGCTGATCCGGCCCGACGTCCTCATCCTCGACGACTTCGCCATGAGGCAGATGACCGCGCCGCAAGCGGACGACCTCTACGAACTCGTCTCCGAACGCCAGGGACGCTCACTGATCATCACCAGCAACCGAGCGCCCTCGGACTGGTATCCGCTGTTCCCCAATCCGGTCGTCGCCGAGTCTCTGCTGGACCGGCTGATCAACACCAGCCACCAAGTCATCATGAACGGGCCCAGCTACCGGCCCAACAAGCGGCCCCGCACCCCAGCGGACAGACCCGAGAAGAAGCCCACAGCAAAGTAG